One window of Camelina sativa cultivar DH55 chromosome 4, Cs, whole genome shotgun sequence genomic DNA carries:
- the LOC104781774 gene encoding trihelix transcription factor ASIL2-like, which yields MMDSVHDSFSPGSSRPSPSTLSREDCWSEEATFTLIQAWGNRFVELSRGNLRQKHWQEVANAVNDRHFNSGRNVSAAKSQPYRTDVQCKNRIDTLKKKYKVEKARVSDSNPGSYVSPWPFFSALDDLLRESFPTSSTPDSTDNNPNLRLSLPMAIIPVPVAPRSAIPRRPANSPAIIPHVGDDLLGFRGNLNAFAAAAAAAACPASEDDSEGSRSRSSGGRSGSNKKREREIEKKQGYKEVADAIERLGQIYERVEERKRKEMVELEKQRMRFAKELECHRMQLFTEMQVRLHKLRRTSGSKEPNSSASAGET from the coding sequence ATGATGGACTCCGTTCACGATTCCTTTTCGCCGGGATCTTCTCGTCCTTCGCCGTCGACGCTTTCTCGTGAAGATTGCTGGAGCGAGGAAGCGACCTTCACGCTCATCCAAGCCTGGGGTAATCGCTTCGTCGAGCTTAGCCGTGGTAATCTCCGTCAGAAACACTGGCAAGAGGTCGCTAACGCCGTTAACGACCGTCACTTCAACTCCGGCCGAAACGTTTCCGCCGCCAAATCGCAGCCGTATCGCACCGACGTTCAGTGTAAAAACCGGATCgatactttgaagaagaagtacAAAGTCGAGAAAGCTAGGGTTTCGGATTCTAATCCAGGCTCCTACGTCAGCCCTTGGCCTTTCTTCTCCGCTCTGGATGACCTTCTCCGGGAAAGCTTTCCGACGTCTAGTACTCCTGATTCAACTGATAACAACCCCAACCTGAGGCTATCACTTCCGATGGCGATTATTCCGGTTCCGGTCGCTCCACGATCGGCGATCCCAAGACGTCCGGCGAATTCTCCGGCGATTATACCTCACGTCGGCGACGATTTACTCGGATTTCGCGGAAATCTTAACGCATTCGCGGCAgcagcggcggcggcggcgTGTCCGGCGTCTGAGGATGATTCTGAAGGTTCAAGGTCTAGATCGAGCGGTGGTCGTAGCGGAAGCAACAAGAAGCGGGAGAGGGAAATTGAGAAGAAGCAAGGTTACAAGGAAGTTGCCGACGCAATTGAGAGGCTTGGACAGATATACGAGAGAGTCgaggagaggaagaggaaggaaATGGTGGAACTGGAGAAGCAGAGGATGAGATTCGCTAAGGAATTGGAATGCCATAGGATGCAGCTCTTCACTGAGATGCAGGTTCGTCTTCACAAGCTCCGGCGTACCTCTGGCTCCAAAGAACCGAATTCTTCTGCCTCCGCCGGTGAGACCTGa
- the LOC104781775 gene encoding probable serine/threonine-protein kinase DDB_G0267514, with amino-acid sequence MFGYPERIDHENAEKDENLSLHRKLDGSPNVSGPPSRNMLLRSASTLERKLSFSQSESNMANEFWRQSRRKVIADQRTANSSPEHLSFRARTRSMLSGDKNLARDFTSDVATSSCKSVGGAKVETKRIRRRSISITPEIGDDIVRAVRAMNEALKQNRLSKEQGDDGSSPSSPNDRTDGSHLQKNASGFHLDAHDQVSGGRSTLSREPLDPQKAISLPSSPQNYRSQYEQSGSSNRNISHIWDKVLGSPMFQNKPLLPYEEWNIDFSELTVGTRVGIGFFGEVFRGIWNGTDVAIKVFLEQDLTAENMEDFCNEISILSRLRHPNVILFLGACTKPPRLSLITEYMEMGSLYYLLHSSGQKKRLSWRRKLKMLRD; translated from the exons ATGTTTGGTTACCCAGAGAGAATTGACCATGAAAA TgcagaaaaagatgaaaacctTTCGTTGCACAGGAAACTGGATGGGTCTCCAAATGTGTCTGGTCCACCGTCAAGGAATATGCTGTTACGATCAGCCTCTACGCTAGAGAGGAAATTAAG TTTTTCACAGAGCGAGTCAAACATGGCTAACGAGTTTTGGCGGCAGAGCCGGAGAAAGGTCATTGCTGATCAACGGACTGCTAATTCCAG TCCCGAACATCTTTCCTTCCGAGCCCGTACGAGGTCCATGCTAAGTGGCGACAAGAACTTGGCACGAGATTTCACCAGTGATGTTGCCACATCAAG CTGTAAATCTGTTGGAGGAGCGAAAGTGGAAACTAAGAGAATAAGGAGGAGAAGTATTAGTATAACTCCTGAGATTGGCGATGATATTGTCAG GGCAGTACGAGCGATGAATGAAGCTTTGAAGCAGAATCGCCTCTCAAAAGAGCAAGGGGATGATGGTTCTTCTCCTAGCTCTCCAAATGACAGAACCGATGGCTCCCATCTCCAAAAAAAT GCCTCTGGTTTTCATCTTGATGCCCATGACCAAGTTTCTGGTGGAAGGTCGACACTTTCAAGGGAACCACTAGATCCGCAGAAGGCAATCTCACTACCATCTTCTCCCCAGAACTACCGAAGCCAATATGAACAAAGTGGATCGTCAAATCGTAATATAAGCCACATATGGGATAAAGTATTGGGATCTCCCATGTTCCAGAATAAACCATTATTACCATATGAAGAATGGAACATAGACTTCTCCGAATTGACTGTTGGGACACGTGTCGGAATTG GATTTTTTGGAGAAGTCTTCCGTGGGATCTGGAACGGAACAGATGTCGCGATCAAAGTGTTCCTTGAGCAAGACCTTACTGCTGAGAACATGGAGGATTTCTGCAATGAGATATCAATTCTTAG CCGACTTAGACATCCCAATG TTATACTGTTCCTTGGAGCATGCACAAAGCCTCCACGATTGTCACTGATCACTGAGTACATGGAAATGGGATCTTTGTATTATTTGCTCCACTCGAGTGGACAAAAAAAGAGGTTAAGCTGGCGGAGGAAGCTAAAGATGCTGCGTGAC